One window from the genome of Synergistaceae bacterium encodes:
- a CDS encoding YdcF family protein, producing MYGGVVFFLYKLIGGLLTPPGCFFALLFPLLLWQALGARSRGEKWRSRAALFLLVLLYALFMPVTSDFLMRQVETGRPPLPRDETPTLVLALAGGDTHPVLDVSGEAGTEVELSAQSFQRLAEGILAAKSRGWPLLYSGAWEEGDASVYEDYLRGEAKRLGFEGEVLVDASSRNTWENLRETAKIVRQRGFKRVVLSTTAFHMRRTLWMARRQMPDVELLPWPSGWRSTRGRFAVNILGVSALAFYDSCMALRELAGLAAYRLLGVGSASK from the coding sequence GTGTACGGCGGGGTCGTTTTTTTCCTTTATAAACTGATCGGCGGGCTTTTGACACCTCCGGGGTGTTTTTTCGCTCTGCTGTTTCCCCTTCTGCTGTGGCAGGCTCTCGGTGCGCGGAGCCGGGGTGAAAAGTGGCGAAGTCGGGCTGCGCTTTTTCTCCTCGTTCTGTTGTACGCTCTGTTCATGCCGGTGACGTCGGATTTTCTGATGAGGCAGGTGGAGACGGGCCGTCCGCCTCTGCCCCGAGACGAAACCCCAACGCTGGTTCTGGCCCTGGCCGGAGGCGACACGCACCCCGTTCTCGACGTTTCCGGGGAGGCCGGGACGGAGGTGGAACTGTCCGCTCAGTCCTTTCAGCGTTTGGCGGAGGGGATTCTGGCGGCCAAAAGCCGCGGCTGGCCTCTGCTCTATTCGGGGGCCTGGGAGGAAGGGGACGCCTCGGTGTACGAGGATTATCTCCGCGGTGAGGCGAAACGGCTGGGATTCGAAGGGGAAGTGCTGGTGGATGCGAGCTCCCGAAACACCTGGGAAAATCTGAGAGAGACCGCGAAAATCGTGAGGCAACGGGGATTCAAGCGGGTCGTTCTTTCCACCACGGCTTTCCACATGCGTCGGACGCTCTGGATGGCGAGGCGGCAAATGCCCGACGTGGAGCTTCTTCCCTGGCCCTCCGGATGGCGCTCCACCCGGGGGCGTTTTGCCGTCAATATTCTGGGAGTCAGCGCTCTGGCGTTTTACGATTCCTGCATGGCCCTGAGAGAGCTGGCCGGCCTCGCCGCGTACCGCCTGTTGGGCGTCGGCAGCGCGTCAAAATAA
- a CDS encoding WYL domain-containing transcriptional regulator, protein MMAYSELIKNFDRIRDFLREFFVYGFRNRGEYDAKSGRTYDDERRRMESWLGSYMSFRREASGKNVFISIDSRSIRRNPLYNAFKAKSFTANDLVLHFYILDILADGGRMSVREILEKIDGEYLSRVKTPLEFDESTVRKKLKEYESLGLLCSEKSGKQVLYARSDRSSVDGTNEFNDRSWKEAAAFFSEADPLGVIGSTLLDRDKSPPDYFGFKHHYILHAMESEILYGLLDAIHRRFRVELKIFSPRRGEPSSHIVVPLKIYISAQNGRRYLLAYNARFKRHIFYRLDSVRTLVLKEPEPAFERYEKSAEAFRKTLWGVAAPKRDSFDHVEMDVRVKKGEQHIIGRLNREKRGGSVCVLNGDDGEKLCRFSADVKDAAEMLPWLRTFIGRIADLRCSEDPVIKTFREDIRAMEKMYGVNDDAVL, encoded by the coding sequence ATGATGGCGTACAGCGAGCTCATAAAAAATTTCGACCGTATCCGCGATTTTCTGCGCGAGTTTTTCGTGTACGGGTTCAGGAACCGCGGCGAGTACGACGCGAAAAGCGGCAGAACGTACGACGACGAGCGCCGGCGCATGGAAAGCTGGCTGGGAAGCTACATGTCCTTCCGTCGGGAAGCGTCCGGCAAGAACGTATTCATCTCCATCGACAGCCGCTCGATTCGCCGCAACCCCCTTTACAACGCCTTCAAGGCCAAAAGTTTCACCGCAAACGACCTCGTTCTCCATTTTTATATCCTGGACATTCTCGCGGACGGGGGAAGGATGTCGGTGCGGGAGATTCTCGAAAAAATCGACGGCGAATACCTGTCGCGGGTCAAAACGCCGCTTGAGTTCGACGAGTCCACGGTTCGCAAAAAACTCAAAGAATACGAAAGTTTGGGACTTCTGTGCTCCGAAAAATCAGGGAAACAGGTGCTGTACGCCAGATCCGACCGATCGTCCGTTGACGGAACGAATGAGTTCAACGACCGGAGTTGGAAGGAGGCCGCCGCGTTTTTCTCCGAGGCCGACCCTCTGGGGGTGATCGGCTCCACACTGTTGGACAGGGACAAATCGCCGCCGGACTATTTCGGCTTCAAGCACCATTACATTCTTCACGCCATGGAGAGCGAAATCCTGTACGGTCTGCTGGATGCCATCCACAGGCGGTTCCGCGTGGAGCTGAAGATTTTCAGTCCCCGCCGCGGGGAGCCCTCGTCTCACATCGTCGTCCCGCTGAAGATTTACATTTCCGCGCAGAACGGCAGGCGCTACCTGCTGGCTTACAACGCCCGCTTCAAACGGCATATTTTTTACCGTCTGGACAGCGTCAGAACCCTTGTTTTAAAGGAGCCCGAACCCGCCTTCGAGAGATACGAAAAATCGGCGGAGGCCTTCAGAAAGACTTTGTGGGGTGTCGCCGCTCCGAAACGGGACTCGTTCGATCACGTCGAGATGGACGTCCGCGTGAAGAAAGGCGAGCAGCACATCATCGGCCGCCTGAATCGGGAAAAGCGCGGCGGGAGCGTCTGTGTTCTGAACGGTGACGATGGTGAAAAACTCTGTCGATTTTCGGCGGACGTGAAGGACGCCGCGGAAATGCTTCCCTGGCTCCGAACCTTCATCGGGCGCATCGCCGATCTGCGTTGCAGCGAAGATCCCGTCATAAAGACGTTCCGCGAGGACATTCGGGCGATGGAGAAGATGTACGGGGTGAACGACGATGCTGTTCTCTGA
- a CDS encoding ABC transporter permease, with translation MSDLGKKKYGGLWARFRKNRMALFGGIMITGLAVVAVFAPWIAPFPYDEQDFMVAQEPPSRDHWFGTDEFGRDIFSRIVYASRISLEVGFIAVSIGMFVGGMLGSIAGYYGQRLDNMIMRAMDILLAVPSTILAIAIAATLGPGLFNLMLAVGISTIPRYARIVRASVLSIRHLEFIEAAKAVGSSDLRIIAKHILPNCLAPVIVQATLGVASAILNTAGLSFIGLGIQPPTPEWGAMLSGARTYIRDYPYMMISPGLAIMITVLALNFLGDGLRDALDPKLKR, from the coding sequence GTGAGCGACCTCGGAAAAAAGAAGTACGGCGGTCTGTGGGCGCGTTTTCGCAAAAACCGCATGGCCCTGTTTGGAGGGATCATGATCACGGGGCTGGCGGTGGTGGCCGTGTTCGCCCCCTGGATTGCCCCGTTCCCCTACGACGAACAGGACTTCATGGTGGCGCAGGAGCCGCCCTCCAGGGACCACTGGTTCGGCACGGACGAATTTGGGCGGGACATCTTCAGCCGCATCGTCTACGCGTCCCGAATTTCGCTGGAGGTGGGGTTCATCGCCGTGAGCATCGGCATGTTCGTGGGGGGGATGCTGGGGTCCATCGCCGGGTACTACGGGCAGAGGCTCGACAACATGATCATGCGCGCCATGGATATTCTGCTGGCGGTGCCCTCCACGATTCTGGCCATCGCCATCGCGGCCACCCTGGGACCGGGGCTTTTCAACCTCATGCTGGCCGTGGGAATTTCCACCATCCCCCGTTACGCGCGGATCGTGCGGGCCTCCGTCCTGTCCATCCGACACCTGGAGTTCATTGAGGCGGCGAAGGCCGTGGGGTCCAGCGACCTGCGCATTATCGCGAAGCACATTCTCCCCAACTGTCTGGCTCCGGTGATCGTTCAGGCGACGCTGGGAGTGGCCTCGGCCATCCTGAACACGGCGGGGCTTTCCTTCATCGGGCTGGGCATTCAGCCCCCGACTCCGGAATGGGGAGCCATGCTGTCCGGGGCCCGAACCTACATTCGGGACTACCCCTACATGATGATTTCCCCGGGGCTGGCCATTATGATAACGGTGCTGGCGCTGAATTTCCTGGGCGACGGCCTTCGGGACGCGCTGGACCCGAAGCTGAAACGATAA
- a CDS encoding WYL domain-containing protein: MLFSEIYGSYFSVLAAVLEEAVSGTLTPERRDAIAGEKAFAESALRIVSALETGEWPLLDERLRTPVKHIPTMPLTTLQKRWMKALLSDPRIRLFEPPTTGLEDVEPLYDPDVFVYFDRYEDGDPYGDERYIRHFRTILTALREGRKLKIRFLGGKGRKHIWTCVPHRLEYSSKDDKFRLVITSFPNASYINVARITSCALLEPYTPEEHGEPVRETKTLTLELIDERNALERAMLHFSHLEKETRRLDEKRYAITLRYDRDDEIEMLIRVLSFGPMLRVTSPESFIEKIRERLKKQRSLNKEAKLFDDSQKRVSL; the protein is encoded by the coding sequence ATGCTGTTCTCTGAAATTTACGGAAGTTATTTCAGCGTCCTTGCCGCCGTGCTGGAAGAAGCCGTGTCCGGAACCCTGACTCCGGAGCGAAGGGACGCAATCGCGGGAGAAAAAGCCTTTGCGGAAAGCGCGCTCCGCATCGTCTCCGCTCTGGAAACCGGCGAGTGGCCGCTGCTGGATGAACGGTTGCGCACTCCCGTGAAACATATCCCCACGATGCCGCTCACGACCCTGCAAAAGCGTTGGATGAAGGCGCTCCTCTCCGACCCGCGGATTCGCCTGTTCGAGCCCCCGACCACCGGGCTGGAGGACGTGGAACCCCTGTACGACCCGGACGTGTTCGTGTACTTCGACCGCTACGAAGACGGCGACCCTTACGGGGACGAGAGATATATCCGGCATTTCCGCACAATTCTGACAGCGCTGCGGGAGGGGAGAAAGCTGAAAATCCGCTTCCTTGGCGGCAAGGGGCGTAAACACATCTGGACATGCGTCCCTCACAGGCTGGAATACTCCTCGAAGGACGACAAGTTTCGGCTCGTGATTACGTCCTTCCCAAACGCGTCCTACATCAACGTCGCGAGAATCACGTCCTGCGCGCTTCTGGAGCCTTACACTCCCGAAGAACACGGAGAGCCGGTACGCGAAACCAAAACGCTGACGCTGGAGCTCATCGACGAGCGCAACGCGCTGGAGCGGGCGATGCTCCACTTCTCCCATTTAGAAAAGGAAACCAGGCGTCTGGACGAGAAACGCTACGCCATCACCCTGCGCTACGACCGCGACGACGAGATCGAAATGCTCATCAGGGTCCTGTCTTTCGGCCCCATGCTGCGAGTGACGTCCCCCGAAAGCTTCATTGAGAAGATACGCGAAAGGCTGAAAAAGCAGAGATCTTTAAATAAAGAAGCTAAATTATTCGACGACAGCCAGAAACGCGTCAGTTTATAA
- a CDS encoding M28 family peptidase has protein sequence MLTEREKEFLARLDRETLMSHLRNIASFNRRSDGEGERQARGYILERLKQEGISCGESSEPGILSFGREASVRTHPSKSFPQGQTFTAKSWNFSVSADSRPATGTAVVLTEGPSGILDLLSSMKPAGQNRDLAGRVVLSRFFSPPRILDAAARGAVAFVICWPRGDEKEIHHSGAVMWWGTPNPEESAWAPSIPVVGVNGIDGNRLIEAVEKEGEGEIVLEVSSDCREAVTPVYRVEAEIPSTEGDPHFILLGAHLDSKYLGATDNATGAALLLSLAEAVSRLKYRKWGVKMCWWSGHEFGRYTGSSIYARDCFDELEEYCIACANADMPGMKDANNWTSITAGPDLFDLAAGAVLDVTGQKGVPSGRVRSWDQSFQNLGISTLFAWSSLLAPDSPCRTGRGNMPWWWHTEADTLEFCDPDVFETDAKLYMTGLFRLIASGEENKNQPFQVEKLWKAVDERLAQLQGELSGAADLSGVRERLGEGLREWRKRERSPEESLRAVRLLNRMWYSARASFLQDWGDGSEFVPGLSEAASLLRSGISKTDVRKTTIVVNYAKTQRNRLRMLAEGLKRLAAERPSVSTSPSG, from the coding sequence ATGCTGACGGAACGGGAAAAGGAATTTTTGGCGCGGCTGGATCGCGAAACTTTGATGTCCCACCTGCGGAATATCGCGTCGTTCAATCGGCGCAGTGACGGAGAGGGAGAGCGACAGGCGCGAGGGTACATTCTGGAGCGGCTGAAACAGGAGGGAATTTCCTGCGGCGAAAGCTCCGAACCGGGCATTCTGAGCTTTGGAAGGGAAGCGTCCGTTCGAACCCATCCGTCGAAATCTTTTCCGCAGGGCCAGACGTTCACGGCGAAATCCTGGAATTTCTCGGTCTCCGCGGATTCCCGTCCGGCGACGGGAACCGCTGTGGTTCTGACCGAAGGACCCTCCGGCATTCTGGACTTGCTGTCCTCCATGAAACCCGCCGGTCAAAACCGGGACCTTGCGGGGCGTGTGGTTCTGTCCCGCTTTTTTTCGCCTCCCAGAATTTTGGACGCGGCCGCCCGGGGGGCAGTCGCCTTTGTTATCTGCTGGCCCCGGGGGGACGAAAAGGAAATTCACCACAGCGGCGCCGTCATGTGGTGGGGAACGCCAAACCCCGAAGAAAGCGCGTGGGCGCCGTCCATTCCGGTGGTGGGCGTCAACGGGATCGACGGAAACAGGCTCATTGAGGCGGTGGAAAAAGAGGGAGAGGGAGAAATTGTCCTCGAAGTTTCCTCCGACTGCAGAGAAGCGGTGACGCCGGTTTATCGCGTGGAGGCCGAAATTCCCTCCACGGAGGGGGATCCGCACTTCATCCTCCTGGGGGCGCATCTCGACAGCAAATATCTCGGGGCCACGGACAACGCCACGGGCGCGGCTCTGCTCCTGTCCCTGGCGGAAGCGGTCTCCCGGCTGAAGTACAGAAAATGGGGCGTCAAAATGTGCTGGTGGTCGGGGCACGAGTTCGGACGATACACGGGGTCCTCCATCTACGCCAGAGATTGCTTCGACGAGCTGGAGGAATATTGCATCGCCTGCGCGAACGCCGATATGCCCGGCATGAAGGACGCGAACAACTGGACCTCCATCACGGCCGGACCCGACCTCTTCGACCTGGCGGCCGGGGCCGTTCTGGACGTGACGGGGCAGAAGGGCGTTCCCTCCGGACGCGTTCGATCCTGGGATCAGTCTTTTCAGAATCTGGGCATTTCCACTCTGTTCGCCTGGAGTTCTCTCCTGGCTCCGGACAGCCCCTGTCGCACGGGGCGGGGGAATATGCCCTGGTGGTGGCACACGGAAGCGGACACTCTGGAGTTCTGCGATCCCGACGTGTTTGAAACGGACGCGAAGCTCTACATGACCGGCCTCTTCCGCCTCATCGCCTCCGGGGAGGAAAATAAAAACCAACCCTTTCAGGTGGAAAAACTCTGGAAGGCCGTCGACGAACGTCTTGCGCAGCTTCAGGGGGAACTGTCCGGGGCAGCGGACCTCTCCGGCGTTCGGGAACGTCTCGGCGAGGGGCTGCGGGAGTGGAGGAAAAGGGAGCGTTCTCCCGAAGAGTCTCTGCGAGCGGTTCGTCTGCTCAACCGCATGTGGTATTCCGCACGGGCTTCCTTTCTGCAGGACTGGGGAGACGGCAGCGAGTTTGTCCCAGGGCTTTCGGAGGCGGCTTCCCTGCTGCGCAGTGGAATTTCAAAAACGGATGTCCGCAAAACGACGATCGTCGTCAACTACGCCAAAACTCAGAGAAACAGACTTCGAATGCTCGCGGAAGGTCTGAAGCGCCTCGCCGCGGAGCGCCCTTCAGTCAGCACGTCGCCCTCGGGGTGA
- a CDS encoding ABC transporter substrate-binding protein: MKKLYIVLSICVLLAVAAGAAFAQGDTLTVIMAADSKSLDPHAAPDLASTGVMNQMMESLITIRDGEIVPLLAEKYEKLDDLNYKFYLRKGVKFHNGEELKASDVKFTFTRAVNTGKVIDYVVRNIDIDKIQILDDYTIIVPSKTPDSSFLACLSHYCAGVILSEKAVKDAGDNVGTQPVGTGPYQFVSWQKGNRIVLKGFDGYWGDKAKTPNLIFRTITEGTSRCIELETGGADVALNILPIDVDKVSNNAKLSLLRVPSRSVMYLGMNVSNEPLSDIRVRKAINLAVDNRPIVKIAFRNVGQPPRGPVPPTIKYYDTSLPEILPDVEKAKALLAEAGYKDGMKLELWCRDDKTYTDTATIIQSQLKKVGIDISIQVMEWGAFLEKLKQREQQLYLQAWNSVIADPDYSLFGVFHSSQKLTGLNRGVYGNPEVDKLLEEGKRVNDGPEREAIYHKLQHMILDDAAWGYLHVNDLLIGMQKNVKGFIFEPSGNHQYYQTYFE, encoded by the coding sequence ATGAAGAAGCTATATATTGTGCTGTCGATATGCGTTCTGCTGGCGGTTGCCGCAGGGGCGGCCTTTGCGCAGGGCGATACGCTTACGGTCATTATGGCCGCCGATTCCAAGAGCCTCGATCCTCACGCCGCTCCGGACCTGGCCTCCACCGGCGTTATGAACCAGATGATGGAGTCTCTGATCACGATTCGAGACGGCGAAATTGTTCCTCTGCTGGCGGAAAAGTACGAAAAGTTGGACGACCTGAACTATAAATTTTATCTCAGAAAGGGCGTCAAATTCCACAACGGCGAGGAACTGAAGGCCTCGGACGTGAAGTTCACCTTCACCCGCGCCGTGAACACGGGCAAGGTCATCGACTACGTGGTCCGCAACATCGACATCGACAAAATTCAGATCCTCGACGACTACACCATCATCGTCCCCTCGAAGACGCCGGACAGCAGCTTTCTGGCCTGCCTTTCCCACTACTGCGCCGGGGTCATTCTCAGCGAGAAGGCCGTGAAGGACGCCGGAGACAACGTGGGCACCCAGCCCGTGGGGACGGGCCCCTATCAGTTCGTGAGCTGGCAGAAGGGCAACCGCATCGTCCTCAAGGGCTTCGACGGCTACTGGGGCGACAAGGCGAAGACTCCGAACCTGATTTTCCGCACCATCACGGAGGGAACCAGCCGCTGCATCGAACTGGAGACCGGAGGCGCGGACGTGGCGCTGAACATTCTGCCCATCGATGTGGACAAGGTTTCGAACAACGCAAAACTCTCCCTTCTGAGAGTTCCCTCCCGCAGCGTCATGTACCTGGGCATGAACGTCTCCAACGAGCCTCTCAGCGACATCCGCGTGCGTAAGGCCATCAACCTGGCCGTGGACAACCGGCCCATCGTGAAAATAGCCTTCCGCAACGTGGGACAGCCTCCAAGAGGTCCCGTGCCGCCCACCATCAAGTATTACGACACCAGTCTGCCGGAAATTCTGCCGGACGTGGAGAAGGCCAAAGCCCTTCTTGCGGAGGCCGGCTATAAGGACGGCATGAAGCTGGAGCTCTGGTGCCGCGACGACAAAACCTACACGGACACGGCGACCATCATTCAGAGCCAGCTCAAAAAGGTGGGAATCGACATCTCCATTCAGGTCATGGAGTGGGGCGCGTTCCTCGAAAAGCTGAAACAGCGGGAACAGCAGCTCTACCTGCAGGCATGGAACTCGGTCATCGCCGACCCGGACTACAGCCTGTTCGGGGTGTTCCACTCCTCCCAGAAGCTGACGGGGCTCAACCGAGGCGTCTACGGAAATCCGGAGGTGGACAAGCTGCTGGAGGAGGGCAAGCGCGTCAACGACGGCCCTGAACGCGAGGCGATCTACCACAAGCTGCAGCACATGATTCTGGACGACGCCGCCTGGGGATACCTGCACGTCAACGACCTTCTGATCGGAATGCAGAAAAACGTCAAAGGCTTCATCTTCGAGCCCTCCGGAAATCATCAGTACTATCAGACTTATTTCGAATAG
- a CDS encoding ABC transporter permease, translating to MWRYVLRRVLYLLPVFVGISFFVFLMLHLTPGDPAKMILGDTATEESVQELRREMGLNDPFLLQYWRYIKNAIAGNIGRSYITKSSVAHEVMQAFPATVKLALFSIVLAIAIGVPLGVISAIRQYSLMDNLAMGFALVGISMPVFWLGLLLILLFSVHLGWFPASGFDRFRQMILPAVTLSTPSLAIISRMSRSSMLEVIRQDYIRTARAKGQTEFRVIRDHALNNALIPIVTIIGLQFGGLLEGAVVTEAVFAVPGIGSLLVEAIKTRDYPMVLGGVLFIGIVFSLVNLVVDVLYAWIDPRIKAQYQERG from the coding sequence GTGTGGAGGTATGTGCTTCGCAGAGTTTTGTATCTTCTGCCGGTTTTCGTCGGCATCAGCTTTTTTGTCTTTCTCATGCTGCATCTGACGCCCGGCGACCCCGCCAAGATGATTCTGGGGGACACCGCCACCGAAGAAAGCGTGCAGGAACTTCGCAGAGAAATGGGGCTGAACGATCCCTTTCTGCTCCAATACTGGCGTTACATCAAAAATGCCATCGCCGGCAACATCGGAAGGTCCTACATCACAAAAAGCAGCGTCGCCCACGAGGTGATGCAGGCCTTCCCCGCCACGGTGAAACTGGCGCTTTTTTCCATCGTGCTGGCGATAGCCATCGGGGTTCCTCTTGGGGTCATCTCCGCCATTCGTCAGTACTCTTTGATGGATAACCTGGCCATGGGATTTGCGCTGGTGGGTATTTCCATGCCGGTGTTCTGGCTGGGGCTTCTGCTGATTCTCCTTTTCAGCGTGCACCTGGGCTGGTTTCCGGCGTCGGGATTCGATCGTTTCCGCCAGATGATCCTTCCGGCCGTGACGCTTTCCACGCCCTCTCTGGCCATTATCTCCCGAATGTCCCGCTCCAGTATGCTGGAGGTCATCCGTCAGGACTACATCCGGACGGCCCGGGCCAAGGGGCAGACGGAGTTCCGGGTCATTCGGGACCACGCCCTGAACAACGCGCTCATCCCCATCGTGACCATCATTGGACTTCAGTTCGGCGGCCTTCTGGAGGGAGCCGTGGTGACGGAGGCGGTTTTCGCCGTTCCGGGCATCGGCAGCCTTCTGGTGGAGGCCATCAAGACGCGGGATTATCCCATGGTGCTGGGGGGCGTGCTCTTCATCGGCATCGTGTTCAGTCTGGTGAACCTGGTGGTGGACGTTTTGTACGCCTGGATCGATCCGCGTATCAAGGCGCAGTATCAGGAGAGGGGGTAG